The following proteins are encoded in a genomic region of Dyadobacter sp. UC 10:
- a CDS encoding RagB/SusD family nutrient uptake outer membrane protein has protein sequence MKRIKNIAALGVGAILVSMTAVLTGCQENFLDVVPTDRVSDASILSDSVLFESYVLNRYMGTRLTDKEAEGTNPGFGRGFEYAMWSSLTDESIYNNDDNTWLIQRGQIAPENTGIAGTFWGRSYRSIREINYALANVDKVPMSEGKKSRLRGEMQFIRAFRYHDLIRNYGKVVLVGDKVYEISDDLTSDELFDRAEIKAGIDYAVAQLDEAAALLPAANDNNWKLGRATKGAALALKARLLLYGASPLYNSATWQQAAAAAKVVMDLNKYSLYTGGYSNLFLTNDNPEVIFSRIYARGARHVTLEIANGPNSYNAWGGNVPVQNLVDDYEMMDGTKITEAGTSYDPSQPYKNRDPRFYATILYNGAPYRGSVIETFTPGGKDSKDGPSNWNTSKTGYYLKKFMNDALPIDNPWDVAGTQTWIYFRYAEILLSYAEAQNEAVGPDASVYAAVNAVRQRTSVGMPALKAGLTQAQMREKIRNERRIELAFEEHRYYDVRRWKIADKTENVPAYGIEIGKSGNAFTYTKKEALTGKTFAEKQYWLPIPRAEIQASNNKLEQNPGY, from the coding sequence ATGAAACGAATAAAAAATATAGCTGCACTGGGAGTCGGAGCAATACTGGTCTCGATGACCGCTGTGCTGACTGGCTGCCAGGAGAACTTTCTGGACGTGGTACCAACCGACCGGGTATCAGATGCTTCTATCCTTTCCGATTCAGTGCTATTTGAATCCTACGTCCTCAACCGCTACATGGGAACGCGGCTCACCGACAAAGAAGCCGAAGGTACCAACCCGGGTTTTGGCCGCGGATTCGAATATGCCATGTGGTCGTCACTTACCGACGAGTCCATTTATAACAACGATGATAATACATGGCTGATCCAGCGGGGACAGATCGCCCCTGAGAATACGGGTATTGCAGGTACTTTCTGGGGAAGAAGTTACAGAAGTATCCGCGAGATCAACTATGCATTGGCGAATGTAGATAAAGTCCCGATGAGCGAAGGGAAAAAGAGCAGGCTGAGAGGCGAAATGCAATTTATCCGTGCCTTCCGCTACCACGACCTGATCCGTAATTATGGAAAAGTGGTTTTGGTGGGTGATAAAGTATACGAGATCAGCGACGACCTGACCAGCGACGAACTTTTCGACCGCGCTGAAATCAAAGCCGGGATTGACTATGCAGTAGCCCAGCTAGATGAGGCAGCTGCATTGCTTCCGGCCGCTAACGATAACAACTGGAAGCTTGGCCGCGCGACAAAAGGTGCTGCACTGGCTTTGAAAGCGAGATTGTTGCTTTACGGAGCGAGCCCATTGTATAACTCGGCAACCTGGCAGCAGGCCGCCGCAGCAGCGAAAGTGGTCATGGATCTGAACAAATACTCGCTTTACACAGGCGGTTACAGCAATTTGTTTTTAACCAATGATAATCCCGAGGTCATTTTCAGTCGCATTTACGCCCGGGGAGCGCGCCACGTCACGCTGGAAATTGCCAACGGACCGAACAGCTATAATGCATGGGGTGGTAATGTACCTGTACAAAACCTGGTCGACGATTATGAAATGATGGACGGTACCAAAATTACGGAGGCCGGTACGAGCTACGATCCTTCACAGCCTTATAAAAACAGGGACCCACGGTTTTATGCCACTATTTTGTACAATGGTGCGCCTTACCGCGGCAGTGTGATCGAAACTTTTACACCGGGCGGAAAGGATAGCAAAGACGGCCCGTCGAACTGGAATACATCCAAGACAGGCTATTACCTGAAGAAATTCATGAACGACGCGCTACCGATCGATAATCCCTGGGATGTTGCCGGAACGCAGACGTGGATTTATTTCAGATATGCGGAGATTTTGCTGAGCTATGCAGAGGCTCAGAACGAAGCAGTCGGCCCGGATGCGTCGGTATATGCTGCCGTCAATGCTGTCCGCCAGCGTACAAGCGTGGGGATGCCTGCTTTGAAAGCGGGACTGACACAGGCACAGATGCGTGAAAAGATCAGGAACGAGAGGCGTATTGAGCTCGCTTTTGAAGAGCACCGCTACTATGACGTGCGCAGATGGAAAATTGCGGACAAAACCGAAAATGTGCCCGCATATGGTATAGAGATCGGAAAAAGTGGAAACGCATTTACCTATACCAAAAAAGAAGCATTGACCGGCAAAACGTTCGCCGAGAAGCAATACTGGCTGCCGATCCCGCGGGCAGAGATCCAGGCTTCGAACAATAAGCTGGAACAGAATCCGGGATATTGA